In Motilibacter aurantiacus, the sequence CTCCCGCGCTCGCCGACCGCTACCTGGCGCTCAAGGCCGGCGGCCGCCTCTGACCGGCCCGCCGCCCGCTCGGCTCAGCGCGTGCCGGCCAGGGCCTCCGCGAGCTCCCGCTCGTCCGCGCGCTCGCGCGCCTCCAGCACCTCGCCGGTGTGCACCGCGGCCCAGCGCCGCACCGCGTCGATCGGCTCCAGCAGCGTCCGGCCCAGGCCCGTGAGCTGGTACTCCACGCGCGGCGGCACCTCGGCGTAGGCCTGCCGCGACACGAGCCCGTCGCGCACGAGCGCCTGCAGGGTCTGGCTGAGCACCTTGGGCGCCGGGCTGCCGATGGTCGCGCGCAGCTGGGAGAACCGGAGCACCTCGTGCCGCAGCGCGAGGATCACGAGCACCGTCCAGCGGTCCCCGATGCGGCTGAGGATCAGCCGGCTCGGGCAGCTGGGCTGGAACGGGTCGTAGCTCTCCGCGCTCTCCACGGCGCCATCATAGTTACGTTGAAGTACTCGGTACCGGATCGTTAGCGTCCTGGTCAGTCGCCTGATCGGGGCGGCCCGACAGGAAGGCTCTCCGATGCACGTACTCCTCACGGGTGGGACCGGCTTCATCGGCTCCGCGGTCCTGCGCGCCCTCGTCGCCGACGGCTCCGAGGTCACCGCGCTGGTCCGCAGCGACGCGTCCGCGGCCACCGTGGCCGCCGCCGGCGCCAAGCCACTGCTCACCGACATCACCGACACCGAGGCGGTCCGCGCGGCGCTGGCCGGCGTCGACGCCGCCGTCCACACCGCCAGCCCGGGTGACGCGA encodes:
- a CDS encoding winged helix-turn-helix transcriptional regulator, coding for MESAESYDPFQPSCPSRLILSRIGDRWTVLVILALRHEVLRFSQLRATIGSPAPKVLSQTLQALVRDGLVSRQAYAEVPPRVEYQLTGLGRTLLEPIDAVRRWAAVHTGEVLEARERADERELAEALAGTR